A DNA window from Gillisia sp. Hel1_33_143 contains the following coding sequences:
- a CDS encoding toxin-antitoxin system YwqK family antitoxin: MKNIKSMLVMAALLIGSVVFAQEVKPIFEKQGDLIKGTFYYEDGSVRQEGTYKDGKLHGQWVSFDQNGKKIALAKYEEGNKSGKWFFWNSDQLTEVDYDNNQIADVTSYKNTTSIVSRN; the protein is encoded by the coding sequence ATGAAAAATATAAAATCAATGTTAGTGATGGCAGCGCTGCTAATTGGATCGGTAGTTTTTGCTCAGGAAGTTAAACCTATTTTTGAAAAACAAGGAGATTTAATTAAAGGAACGTTTTATTATGAAGATGGAAGTGTTAGACAGGAAGGTACGTACAAGGACGGAAAACTCCACGGGCAATGGGTTTCTTTCGACCAAAATGGTAAAAAGATTGCCCTTGCGAAATACGAAGAGGGGAATAAGTCTGGGAAGTGGTTTTTTTGGAATTCAGATCAGTTAACTGAAGTGGATTATGATAATAATCAAATTGCGGACGTAACTAGTTATAAAAACACAACTTCTATAGTTAGTAGAAATTAG
- a CDS encoding AraC family transcriptional regulator — protein MNYYCLFFLLLYVNISHGQDRLEYDDYTFEVLMDSIKSNYGKPEQQRIFTTAYISKAKKLNNKKEEFNGLYYQIYALLLHRELAEAEKKYSALLDFVNKNDLKEQTIFTYDLGGEIQKQVPDFSLAIERFNAALHLAEALNNTQYRDIALINISNLLNETGDYAGALKIRKKIIALYEKKPLDSNYTKAQKSGTLAYGYFLLFNSYLKNNKLDSAKYYNQKIKEIVRTADSCYVMYLYNTNAEIALQNNNFKAARNFYKRYYNTCPIGLPIADLRKAHFFGRVEMRAKNYNEAITIFEKGLVDYEVSPQEEGFMGDYYRLMANAYKETGDFEKAGYYFEKHLVTADDANKMKNDVVRASKQQELKAFKEELVLLKKEKDYRTKFLIYNLLGASIVILFLLFFLLKFHRTKRANEIKFEALLEKMKTLPQDNHVIIDTKDEILEAKNSTDVPEEIKQQILMGLKKLETQEYYLKQECNSYNVAKKINTNTSYLSKVINNHYQKNFNTYINDLRINYTIVRLKNDTVFRSYSIQAIAEEVGYKSADSFSKYFKKDTGLNPSFYIKELKNIT, from the coding sequence ATGAATTATTACTGCTTATTTTTTCTGCTTTTATATGTAAACATATCTCATGGACAAGATCGGTTGGAATATGACGACTACACGTTCGAGGTTTTGATGGATTCTATCAAATCAAATTACGGTAAGCCGGAGCAGCAAAGAATATTTACAACTGCATATATCTCCAAAGCCAAAAAACTAAACAATAAAAAAGAAGAATTTAATGGGCTCTACTATCAAATTTATGCTCTTCTTCTTCATAGAGAATTAGCGGAAGCTGAAAAGAAGTACAGTGCTTTATTAGATTTCGTAAACAAAAATGATCTAAAAGAGCAAACAATTTTCACTTATGATCTGGGAGGGGAAATTCAAAAGCAAGTACCAGATTTCAGTCTAGCTATAGAGCGTTTTAATGCTGCTTTACACCTGGCAGAAGCTCTAAATAATACACAGTATAGAGATATAGCGCTTATCAACATATCTAATTTATTAAACGAAACTGGCGATTATGCTGGAGCCCTAAAAATTAGGAAAAAGATCATCGCTCTATATGAAAAAAAGCCTCTCGATTCTAATTACACAAAAGCTCAGAAAAGTGGAACATTAGCCTATGGATACTTCTTACTCTTCAACTCGTACCTTAAAAATAACAAGTTAGATTCTGCTAAATATTACAATCAAAAGATTAAAGAAATTGTTCGCACTGCAGATAGCTGCTACGTAATGTACTTGTATAATACCAATGCAGAAATCGCATTACAGAATAACAATTTTAAAGCTGCAAGAAATTTCTATAAACGTTATTACAATACATGCCCAATAGGTCTTCCAATTGCAGATCTTAGAAAAGCACATTTCTTTGGACGGGTAGAGATGAGGGCTAAAAATTACAATGAAGCTATAACAATTTTTGAAAAAGGCTTGGTAGATTATGAGGTCTCTCCCCAAGAAGAAGGGTTTATGGGAGATTATTATAGGCTTATGGCCAATGCCTATAAAGAAACCGGAGACTTTGAAAAAGCCGGCTATTATTTTGAAAAGCACCTTGTAACTGCAGATGATGCTAATAAGATGAAAAATGATGTAGTTAGGGCATCAAAACAACAAGAATTAAAAGCTTTCAAGGAAGAATTAGTTCTATTAAAAAAAGAAAAAGATTATCGTACAAAATTTCTTATCTATAATCTCCTAGGAGCTTCTATAGTTATTCTTTTTCTACTCTTCTTTCTTCTGAAATTTCACAGAACTAAAAGAGCAAATGAAATTAAATTTGAAGCTCTTTTAGAAAAAATGAAAACGCTACCTCAAGATAACCATGTTATTATAGATACAAAAGATGAGATCTTAGAGGCGAAAAACAGTACCGATGTTCCAGAAGAAATTAAGCAACAAATATTAATGGGATTAAAGAAACTAGAGACTCAGGAATATTATTTAAAACAAGAATGTAATTCTTATAATGTTGCCAAAAAAATTAATACGAATACTTCCTATCTTTCCAAAGTAATTAATAATCATTACCAAAAGAACTTCAACACTTATATTAATGATCTAAGAATTAACTATACCATTGTTCGTCTTAAGAACGATACAGTTTTTAGATCTTATTCTATTCAAGCCATAGCAGAAGAAGTTGGTTATAAATCTGCAGATTCCTTTTCAAAATATTTTAAAAAAGACACTGGCTTAAATCCATCTTTTTATATAAAAGAACTCAAGAATATAACGTGA
- the aspS gene encoding aspartate--tRNA ligase, whose translation MYRSHTCGELREDHIGKEVTLSGWVQKIRDKGFMIWVDLRDRYGMTQLIFDEERTSKEMMKDAAGLGREFVIQVKGEVIERESKNPNLPTGNIEILVSEFKILNASLTPPFTIENTTDGGEELRMKYRYLDIRRNPVKESLMFRHKVGMHVRNYLSNKDFIEVETPYLIKSTPEGARDFVVPSRMNEGQFYALPQSPQTFKQLLMVGGMDKYFQIVKCFRDEDLRADRQPEFTQIDCEMAFVEQEDILNIFEGLTRHLLKEIKSVEIGEFPRMTYADAMKKYGNDKPDIRFGMEFAELDEVTKNKGFNVFDQQELVVGIAVPGAASYTRKEIDKLISWVKRPQIGSTGLVWAKYNEDGSLKSSVDKFYSEEDLKVWAEKTSANPGDLILVMAGPADKTRTQLSALRMHLATELGLRNPEEFAPLWVVDFPLLEWDEDTKRFHAMHHPFTSPKPEDIALLATEPGKVRANAYDLVLNGNEIGGGSIRIHDKETQAMMFDYLGFTPEEAKAQFGFLMDAFQYGAPPHGGIAFGFDRLTAILGGQETIRDYIAFPKNNAGRDVMIDAPAALDEAQLKELHLQVKL comes from the coding sequence ATGTATAGAAGTCATACCTGTGGTGAACTGCGTGAAGATCACATTGGTAAAGAGGTAACCCTGTCTGGATGGGTTCAAAAAATAAGAGATAAAGGTTTTATGATCTGGGTAGATCTTCGCGATCGATACGGGATGACCCAGCTTATTTTTGATGAAGAGCGAACTTCTAAAGAAATGATGAAAGATGCTGCCGGACTAGGTAGAGAATTTGTAATTCAAGTTAAAGGTGAGGTTATAGAACGGGAATCTAAGAATCCAAACCTTCCAACAGGTAACATAGAGATCTTGGTTTCAGAATTTAAGATACTTAACGCCTCTCTTACTCCCCCATTTACTATTGAGAACACCACAGATGGAGGGGAAGAACTTAGAATGAAATATAGATACCTGGATATAAGAAGAAATCCGGTTAAGGAAAGTCTTATGTTTCGTCACAAGGTTGGAATGCACGTAAGGAATTATCTTTCTAATAAAGATTTTATAGAAGTTGAAACTCCATACCTTATAAAGTCTACTCCAGAAGGAGCAAGAGACTTTGTGGTACCAAGCAGAATGAACGAAGGGCAATTTTATGCTTTACCACAATCTCCTCAAACCTTTAAACAATTACTAATGGTGGGAGGTATGGATAAGTACTTCCAAATAGTAAAATGTTTTAGAGATGAAGATCTAAGAGCAGATCGCCAACCAGAATTTACACAGATTGACTGCGAAATGGCTTTTGTAGAGCAAGAAGATATCTTGAATATCTTTGAGGGTTTAACAAGACATTTACTAAAAGAGATTAAGAGTGTTGAAATAGGAGAATTCCCGCGAATGACCTATGCAGATGCCATGAAAAAATATGGAAATGACAAGCCAGATATAAGATTTGGAATGGAATTCGCCGAATTGGACGAAGTTACCAAAAACAAAGGTTTTAATGTTTTCGATCAACAAGAGCTTGTTGTTGGTATTGCAGTTCCTGGAGCAGCTTCTTACACTAGAAAAGAGATAGATAAACTTATAAGCTGGGTAAAAAGACCACAAATAGGGTCTACCGGATTAGTTTGGGCGAAATATAATGAAGACGGAAGTTTAAAATCTTCTGTAGATAAATTCTATTCTGAAGAAGATCTCAAAGTTTGGGCAGAAAAGACTTCTGCTAACCCAGGAGATCTAATTCTTGTAATGGCGGGACCTGCAGATAAAACAAGAACACAGCTTAGTGCCTTGAGAATGCATTTAGCAACAGAGTTAGGGTTGAGAAATCCTGAAGAATTTGCACCGCTATGGGTAGTAGATTTTCCATTATTGGAATGGGATGAAGATACCAAGCGCTTCCATGCTATGCACCATCCTTTTACCTCTCCTAAGCCAGAAGATATAGCGTTATTAGCTACAGAACCAGGAAAAGTAAGAGCTAACGCTTACGATCTCGTACTCAATGGGAATGAAATTGGAGGAGGGTCTATTCGTATTCACGACAAGGAAACTCAGGCCATGATGTTTGATTATTTAGGATTTACTCCAGAAGAAGCAAAAGCTCAATTTGGATTTTTAATGGATGCATTTCAATATGGAGCCCCACCGCACGGAGGAATTGCTTTTGGATTTGACAGACTTACCGCAATTCTTGGCGGCCAAGAAACCATTAGAGATTATATAGCATTTCCAAAAAACAATGCAGGCCGGGACGTAATGATAGACGCTCCTGCCGCTTTAGATGAAGCACAATTAAAAGAATTACACTTACAAGTAAAACTATAA
- a CDS encoding alpha/beta hydrolase family protein — protein sequence MTILTKYAVAIMLLLCQILFSQDLQGSYSGTLQVKDSQMELIFNISSTNDEYKATLDVPAQGATGIELDSVNLQNNQLTISSAKLKMTYKGTLSEDGINGTYEQMGEQYPLHLKKTIKKKPGNTTLPSSESTLSTLASKETGTYKYSVEDYFKTPEAYSFKLSPDGKFISYLKRRESGERDLYIKETATQKERLLIKQEEDLIRGYYWANDTRILYLQDKGGNENHHVFGVDITGENKKELTPFSDVKVNIIEALKEDEEHIIVQMNKDNPQQEEPYRLNVNTGEITKLYTVKDGEPPVSSYNFDKEGNLRVINRIVDGINMELLYKIDGEFKQIKVTEFGDTFAISSFNPNTKNPDDAYVISNLEGDKIEIQLYDLKQNKKIKTLYHNDTFDVSSLALSRNRNYEIDYFAYEGERTVIVPVSSTYKKIYDRLQSEFGEKQFFTVGKTDDEIQYMVVVTSDKIVGEYYLYDIDKDSVTLLYKILPHLKAENMASMKPIKFKSRDGLTLYGYITLPQEYKNGQKLPLIVNPHGGPQGIRDSWGFNPVAQLFASRGYATLHVNFRVSGGYGKAFLKAGFGEIGRKAMDDVEDGVDFTVDQGWIDKDRIAIYGGSHGGYAVLRGMTKTPEKYACGVDYVGVSNLHTFMNSIPPYWEKYRDLLYKIWYNPNIAEEKTIMDEISPALHVDKITKPLFVVQGANDPRVNINEADQIVETLRNNGVEVPYMVKYDEGHGFAKEENQLALYKAMMGFFAEHLKDKNIEPIKG from the coding sequence ATGACAATACTTACAAAATATGCTGTTGCAATAATGTTGCTACTCTGTCAAATATTATTTTCTCAGGATTTACAAGGTTCCTACAGTGGCACTCTTCAGGTAAAAGACTCTCAAATGGAACTTATATTCAATATTTCATCTACTAATGATGAATATAAGGCAACTTTGGATGTTCCGGCACAAGGAGCCACAGGAATCGAACTCGATTCGGTAAATTTGCAGAATAATCAACTTACCATAAGCTCTGCGAAATTAAAAATGACCTATAAGGGTACGTTATCAGAAGATGGTATTAATGGAACTTACGAACAAATGGGAGAACAATATCCACTTCACTTAAAAAAGACGATTAAAAAGAAACCCGGCAACACAACGCTCCCGTCTAGCGAGAGTACGCTCTCTACTTTAGCTTCCAAAGAAACAGGAACCTATAAATATTCTGTAGAAGATTATTTTAAAACTCCGGAGGCTTATTCTTTTAAACTTTCTCCAGATGGGAAGTTCATCAGTTATTTAAAAAGAAGAGAAAGTGGGGAGCGAGATCTATACATCAAAGAAACCGCTACCCAAAAAGAACGCTTATTAATTAAGCAGGAAGAAGATCTTATTCGCGGTTATTACTGGGCAAATGATACTCGTATTCTATACTTACAGGACAAAGGAGGGAATGAAAATCATCATGTATTTGGAGTAGATATAACCGGAGAGAATAAGAAAGAGCTTACTCCATTTTCTGATGTTAAGGTAAATATTATTGAAGCTTTAAAGGAAGATGAAGAACATATAATTGTACAGATGAACAAGGATAATCCTCAGCAGGAAGAGCCTTACCGCCTAAATGTAAATACAGGAGAGATCACTAAACTTTACACCGTAAAAGATGGAGAACCACCTGTAAGCAGTTATAATTTTGACAAGGAAGGAAATTTAAGAGTTATCAACCGAATTGTTGATGGTATTAATATGGAGTTACTTTATAAGATTGATGGAGAGTTCAAGCAAATTAAAGTGACAGAATTTGGAGACACCTTTGCAATTTCTTCTTTCAACCCTAACACCAAAAATCCAGATGATGCTTATGTGATCTCGAATTTAGAAGGCGATAAGATAGAAATCCAACTTTATGATCTTAAGCAGAACAAAAAGATAAAAACCTTGTATCACAATGACACATTTGATGTTTCTAGCCTTGCCCTTTCAAGAAATCGTAACTATGAGATAGACTATTTTGCATATGAAGGTGAAAGAACTGTTATAGTTCCGGTAAGTTCAACCTATAAAAAGATCTATGACCGTCTTCAAAGTGAATTTGGAGAAAAACAATTCTTTACTGTAGGAAAGACAGATGATGAAATTCAATATATGGTAGTAGTCACCAGCGATAAGATTGTTGGAGAATATTATCTATATGATATTGATAAAGATTCTGTAACACTACTATACAAAATATTACCGCATTTAAAAGCCGAAAATATGGCTTCTATGAAACCTATCAAATTTAAAAGTAGAGATGGGCTTACACTTTATGGATACATCACTTTGCCACAAGAGTATAAGAATGGTCAAAAATTACCTTTAATTGTAAATCCTCATGGCGGGCCACAAGGAATAAGAGATAGCTGGGGTTTTAACCCGGTTGCACAATTATTTGCAAGTCGTGGTTATGCAACACTGCATGTAAACTTTAGGGTTTCTGGAGGATATGGAAAAGCATTCTTGAAAGCAGGTTTTGGAGAAATTGGTAGAAAAGCTATGGATGATGTAGAAGACGGTGTAGATTTTACGGTAGATCAAGGTTGGATAGATAAAGATAGAATAGCCATTTACGGTGGTAGCCATGGAGGTTATGCTGTTTTAAGAGGAATGACCAAGACCCCAGAAAAATATGCATGTGGAGTAGATTATGTGGGAGTAAGTAACTTGCATACTTTTATGAACTCCATCCCGCCATATTGGGAAAAATATCGTGATCTACTTTACAAGATCTGGTACAATCCAAACATCGCTGAAGAGAAAACTATAATGGACGAAATTTCTCCTGCTTTACATGTAGATAAGATTACCAAACCATTATTTGTGGTGCAAGGAGCAAATGATCCTCGAGTGAATATAAATGAAGCAGACCAAATTGTGGAGACTTTGAGAAATAACGGTGTAGAAGTACCTTATATGGTAAAATATGATGAGGGACATGGTTTCGCAAAAGAAGAAAATCAACTAGCGCTATACAAAGCAATGATGGGATTTTTTGCAGAGCATCTCAAGGATAAAAATATAGAACCTATAAAAGGATGA